The following proteins are encoded in a genomic region of Drosophila miranda strain MSH22 chromosome 4, D.miranda_PacBio2.1, whole genome shotgun sequence:
- the LOC108164202 gene encoding gustatory receptor 23a isoform X2, which yields MFPLSRKQAFARVVLRFLHLALSALGLRSRRHSRPVQWLQFCCWLCWYTAIWALTLHRATRTEDCDLDCVLRYVLLVCETGSHAIIVTNSFLQQDDSDSLECCDPVVGVTVVGLLVPIVGAQYLVCSNLDKFSARVISYYWKTLPSFLGLQFQIIAFIAQVMYVNLRVRLARRQLQALARELACSWPQSKLQAMYLDHQTARLVDLKRRYNELYHLYSRINERFGCSLLIIFIVFFAGFVCNAYWLFIDLRTTPSGLYPILQNLGFIVNVALQMSAACWHCQQSYNLGREIGCLISKLVKPLGSRRYNHLVSEFSLQTLHQRFVVTAKDFFSLNLHLLSSMFAAVVTYLVILIQFMFAERSANAYPG from the exons ATGTTTCCCTTGAGCAGAAAGCAAGCTTTCGCGCGAGTGGTCCTCAGGTTTCTCCACCTGGCGCTCTCCGCACTGGGCCTCAGATCCAGGCGACACAGTCGGCCTGTCCAGTGGCTTCagttctgctgctggctgtgctGGTACACAGCGATTTGGGCCCTGACTCTGCACAGAGCCACCCGGACCGAGGACTGCGATCTGGACTGTGTCCTGCGCTATGTCCTGCTCGTGTGTGAGACCGGGTCGCATGCCATTATCGTGACGAACAGCTTCCTGCAGCAGGACGACTCTGACTCGCTCGAGTGCTGTGATCCTGTGGTGGGTGTCACTGTAGTGGGCCTCCTGGTGCCCATCGTTGGAGCTCAGTACTTGGTGTGCTCCAATCTGGACAAGTTCTCGGCGAGAGTGATCTCGTATTACTGGAAGACACTGCCCAGCTTCCTGGGCCTGCAGTTCCAGATCATAGCATTCATCGCACAGGTCATGTATGTGAATCTGCGCGTCCGCCTGGCCCGTCGCCAGTTGCAGGCTCTGGCCCGGGAGCTGGCTTGTAGCTGGCCCCAGAGCAAGCTGCAGGCCATGTATCTGGACCATCAGACGGCTCGGTTAGTTGACCTGAAGCGGCGCTACAACGAGCTCTACCATTTGTACTCCCGCATCAACGAGAGATTTGGCTGCAGTCTGCTGATCATCTTCATTGTTTTCTTCGCGGGGTTCGTGTGCAACGCCTACTGGCTGTTCATCGATCTGCGGACCACGCCCTCTGGGCTGTATCCCATCTTGCAGAACTTGGGCTTCATCGTCAATGTGGCCCTTCAGATGTCGGCCGCCTGCTGGCACTGCCAGCAGAGCTACAACCTT GGTCGCGAGATCGGTTGTCTCATCTCCAAGCTGGTGAAGCCGCTGGGCAGCAGGCGCTACAACCATCTGGTCAGTGAGTTCTCCCTGCAGACGCTGCACCAGCGCTTTGTGGTCACCGCCAAGGACTTCTTCAGCCTCAATCTGCATCTGCTGAGTAGT ATGTTTGCAGCCGTCGTCACTTACTTGGTCATTCTCATACAGTTTATGTTTGCGGAGAGGAGTGCCAATGCGTATCCGGGATAG
- the LOC108164202 gene encoding gustatory receptor 23a isoform X1 codes for MNSFECLTRRCLAGVFWLMGLVPLPPSSQPCSLLLSLAIRCCWIVYLVYLLAVGIGFWSVATESVGNVVGTMLFMGSTVLGLLLLLESVLKQKTHGQLEDLRFQSQLQLQRLGRFGRGRQAAYLLPLIGTQFVCDLVRVLISAEVGTMISPVFLISLPLMWLLRLRYVQLVQHVMDLNHRSLQLRRSLLALATGNDLWQPYGVQEWAQLQTLRKTYQRIFECYEVLSDCYGWGMLGLHLATSFEFVTNAYWMLTGLYEEQNLLILTFNGATAVDFGTPIATLSWYGDAGAENGREIGCLISKLVKPLGSRRYNHLVSEFSLQTLHQRFVVTAKDFFSLNLHLLSSMFAAVVTYLVILIQFMFAERSANAYPG; via the exons ATGAACTCATTCGAGTGTCTCACGCGACGTTGTCTGGCCGGAGTGTTCTGGCTAATGGGGCTAGTGCCGCTGCCCCCCAGCTCCCAGCCCTGCTCCCTGCTGCTGTCCTTGGCGATTCGCTGCTGTTGGATTGTGTACCTCGTATACCTGCTGGCAGTCGGCATCGGCTTCTGGTCGGTGGCCACGGAGAGTGTGGGCAATGTCGTGGGCACAATGCTCTTCATGGGCAGCACCGTTTTGggtctgctgctcctcctggagAGCGTGCTGAAGCAGAAGACCCACGGACAGCTGGAGGACCTGCGCTTCCAGTCgcagctccagctgcagcGCCTCGGGAGGTTCGGACGAGGACGCCAAGCCGCGTACCTGCTGCCTCTGATTGGGACCCAGTTCGTCTGCGATCTGGTGAGAGTCCTGATCAGCGCCGAAGTCGGGACAATGATATCCCCAGTGTTCTTGATCTCCCTGCCGCTCATGTGGCTGCTGCGCCTCCGCTACGTGCAGCTGGTGCAGCACGTGATGGATCTCAACCATCGCTCGCTCCAGCTGCGCCGCTCCCTGCTCGCCCTGGCCACGGGCAACGACCTCTGGCAGCCGTACGGCGTCCAGGAGTGGGCCCAGCTGCAGACCCTCCGGAAGACCTACCAACGCATCTTCGAGTGCTACGAGGTGCTTAGCGACTGCTACGGCTGGGGCATGCTGGGGCTGCACCTGGCGACCAGCTTCGAGTTTGTGACCAACGCCTATTGGATGCTCACGGGACTGTACGAGGAGCAGAACCTCTTGATCCTCACCTTCAACGGAGCCACCGCCGTGGACTTTGGCACGCCCATAGCCACTCTCTCGTGGTACGGCGATGCGGGGGCCGAAAAT GGTCGCGAGATCGGTTGTCTCATCTCCAAGCTGGTGAAGCCGCTGGGCAGCAGGCGCTACAACCATCTGGTCAGTGAGTTCTCCCTGCAGACGCTGCACCAGCGCTTTGTGGTCACCGCCAAGGACTTCTTCAGCCTCAATCTGCATCTGCTGAGTAGT ATGTTTGCAGCCGTCGTCACTTACTTGGTCATTCTCATACAGTTTATGTTTGCGGAGAGGAGTGCCAATGCGTATCCGGGATAG